The window CAAATGTTTTATTTCATATAATCAATACACTCTTATTGTTTGCTTTTTTCAGGAAAACGACCGGAAATACCTGGCGAAGCGCTTTTGTCGCTGCTCTTTTTGCTCTTCATCCATTACATGTAGAGTCAGTTGCCTGGATTACGGAACGCAAGGATGTTCTCAGTATATTCTTTATGATGATGGCTTTGTATATGTATTCAAAGTATGTCGAACGTCCCTCTCTTCGTAAATATGTTCCGGTTATTGTGTTATTTTCCCTGGGTATTATGGCAAAACCAATGATTATTACTTTCCCGGTTTTATTGCTTTTATTGGATTTTTGGCCATTCGGAAGATTTAATGGCGGTGGAAAAGTAACGTTAAAGAATTCAAAATTTATGAAGGTTGCTAAAGTAACAATTAACCGAATTTTTATTGAAAAAATCCCATTTTTCATGATTTCGGCAATTGTTTTTATTGTCACTCTTGTTGTTGCAAAGGGGGGCAATGCATTAATATCATTAGACTCTCTTTCTTTGCCGCAGCGTTTACAAGAAGCCGTTTTATCATATGCGCTCTATATAGGAAAGATGATCGTTCCCCGCCACCTCGCGTTTTTTTACCCGTACAGAAGTGAAGCTGTCCCTTTATGGGAGGTATCGTGCGCTGGTTTGTTACTAATGGGTATAACAGTACTCGTAATTCGATTATCGCGGCGCTTCCCCTGGTATCCCTTCGGATGGTTTTGGTATTTAGTATCGCTTTTGCCTGTGATCGGGATTTTTCAGGCTGGCGAACAAAGTATGGCTGACAGATTTACTTATATGCCCCTTATCGGTTTGTTTGTCATGGGCGTCTGGGGTGTTTCTGACAGCATACATAACTGGGGTCAAAAAAAACTTATTTTATCCATGCTCATGATGGTAATCATTTTTATATATGGAACAATAACATGGGTGCAAGTGAAGCACTGGAAAGACACTTATTCACTTTTGTCCCACGCTCTTACTGTAACTTCAAAGAACTACCTGGCGCATCAATATATCGGGTATTACTACGCCAGGCACGGAAAGATCGAAGATGCTTTTACCCATTTCAATGAAGCGCTGAAGATCGATCCCAGCTTTGCTAGAATTCATAACGATTTAGGAGCGCTGTTAACCAGGATTGGCAAGTACGATGAAGCGCTCGCACACTTCCGGGAAGCATTGCGACTCGATCCAAATTACGCTGAAGTCCATGATAATATCGGAATTCTCTATGCTGGTCAAGGCAAGACAAACGAGGCGCTCATGCATTATAACGAAGCATTGAAGCTCAAACCCAACAATGACAAGGTGCTCAATCACATCGGCATACTCTGGTATAATTTCGGCAATAATGACAAGGCACTCGGGTATTACAATGAAGCATTGCGACTCAATCCAAATTACGCAGAAGCTCACGATAATATAGGAATTCTCTATGATAGTCAAGGCAAGACAAATGAGGCTCTCATGCATTATAACAAAGCATTGAAGCTCGATCCCAACAATGATAAGGTGC is drawn from Candidatus Latescibacter sp. and contains these coding sequences:
- a CDS encoding tetratricopeptide repeat protein — protein: MKKIFSSIKNFDIQTIGLIFVLILGTLVVYGQVHNYYFINIDDDTYVYENVNVKSGLNPQSIINSFTSTHGSCLWIPVTWLSLIVDYELFGLNPGGYHLTNVLFHIINTLLLFAFFRKTTGNTWRSAFVAALFALHPLHVESVAWITERKDVLSIFFMMMALYMYSKYVERPSLRKYVPVIVLFSLGIMAKPMIITFPVLLLLLDFWPFGRFNGGGKVTLKNSKFMKVAKVTINRIFIEKIPFFMISAIVFIVTLVVAKGGNALISLDSLSLPQRLQEAVLSYALYIGKMIVPRHLAFFYPYRSEAVPLWEVSCAGLLLMGITVLVIRLSRRFPWYPFGWFWYLVSLLPVIGIFQAGEQSMADRFTYMPLIGLFVMGVWGVSDSIHNWGQKKLILSMLMMVIIFIYGTITWVQVKHWKDTYSLLSHALTVTSKNYLAHQYIGYYYARHGKIEDAFTHFNEALKIDPSFARIHNDLGALLTRIGKYDEALAHFREALRLDPNYAEVHDNIGILYAGQGKTNEALMHYNEALKLKPNNDKVLNHIGILWYNFGNNDKALGYYNEALRLNPNYAEAHDNIGILYDSQGKTNEALMHYNKALKLDPNNDKVLKDIGILWYNIGNIDKALMYYNEALKLNPGNADTHKSIGIILYKEGKNNEAFSHFSEALQINPNIAEAYFYMGNILVQQEKYEEAIIRFKDAIRLKPDLVDARTNLAYIYKRLGKIDDATNVKSMQ